A window of Bradyrhizobium sp. AZCC 1610 contains these coding sequences:
- a CDS encoding alpha/beta hydrolase family protein, protein MTEGVLRDENRDRTVPYRIYAPAPVERACPVIVVSHGVGGSRESMPYLGRRLAESGYVALHLQHPGTDSSVWEGMTSLSEVYRALREAMWNAEAARLRVQDVPFALDEIARMNREGPLAGRLDLTRIGMAGHSYGGVSTMVAAGQRMGPGGRWSFREPRIKAGLVMSPNVPIQGGDLVSLYRDIEIPLFHITGTADGNAVPGNKEFDPIQRTVPYETLTISHQYLLVLDGAGHNAFSGLEHGPHAHGPERLTRYTRVVEEGAVLFFDAYLKGKEEALAALRGEFRSKLESADRFEWK, encoded by the coding sequence ATGACCGAGGGCGTGCTGCGCGACGAAAATCGCGACCGCACAGTGCCTTACCGGATTTATGCCCCTGCTCCTGTCGAACGGGCCTGCCCGGTAATTGTCGTCTCGCACGGAGTCGGCGGATCGCGCGAGTCGATGCCCTACCTTGGGCGACGCCTGGCCGAAAGCGGATACGTGGCGCTGCACTTGCAGCATCCGGGCACGGACAGCTCAGTCTGGGAAGGCATGACTTCCCTCTCCGAGGTCTACCGCGCGCTTCGGGAAGCCATGTGGAATGCCGAGGCGGCGCGGCTGCGGGTTCAAGATGTACCTTTCGCGCTGGACGAGATCGCACGCATGAACCGCGAAGGCCCACTGGCCGGGCGTCTTGATCTGACCCGGATCGGAATGGCCGGGCACTCTTATGGCGGCGTTTCAACGATGGTTGCCGCAGGTCAAAGGATGGGGCCGGGGGGACGGTGGTCGTTCAGGGAGCCCAGAATCAAGGCTGGCTTGGTGATGAGCCCGAACGTGCCCATTCAGGGAGGCGACCTGGTTTCGCTTTATCGCGATATCGAGATCCCGCTTTTTCACATCACCGGCACGGCGGACGGCAACGCCGTGCCCGGCAACAAGGAGTTCGATCCCATACAAAGAACCGTTCCTTACGAAACCCTGACGATCTCGCATCAGTACCTGCTGGTGCTTGATGGCGCCGGCCATAACGCATTTTCGGGCCTGGAGCACGGACCACACGCGCATGGTCCTGAGAGGCTGACCCGTTACACGCGCGTGGTGGAGGAGGGAGCAGTGTTGTTTTTCGACGCTTATCTGAAGGGCAAGGAGGAGGCCCTGGCGGCCCTGCGCGGAGAGTTTCGGTCCAAGCTGGAGTCAGCTGATCGATTTGAGTGGAAGTAG
- a CDS encoding DUF2332 domain-containing protein, with protein MTSLRPSVRDKFAFERTRLTCFLDRTRGKLYKKTNTASDCQGIFVVCGIRAVVVFETNAHYYRFFANESRRGGSPLYEALSLGIADSPALQRLTAGRRRGQPSANLIFGAVQYLLLGGIDDPLKDYYPSLGGTRPADDRAFGRFAAFCAAHEAEIVDIISRRATNTNEVGRSALLLPAFDFLARGTGAPLGIVEIGSSAGLNLNFDRYGYRYTDEQGAAKLERWTDAPFILSCVLEGSGVPQLGELPPPIGSRIGLELYPTDVSDPNEQRWLKALVWPERLDRLAKLDGALKVAALHPPPVRGGDAVSNLAAALAEIPSGHERCVYHTVMAYQLSGEHHKRIHEILFEASKTAPVWRVTVEGEVAHPNPTETFNPLKVSRYFKGERQVKTLAVCDPHGLSMEWKG; from the coding sequence ATGACTTCACTTCGTCCGTCGGTCAGAGACAAATTCGCCTTTGAAAGAACCCGCCTCACCTGCTTCCTTGACCGGACACGCGGCAAGCTCTACAAAAAAACCAATACTGCGAGCGATTGCCAAGGCATTTTTGTAGTTTGCGGGATTCGTGCTGTGGTGGTGTTTGAGACAAACGCTCACTATTACCGGTTTTTTGCCAACGAATCTCGTCGGGGCGGATCGCCTCTCTATGAAGCGCTATCGCTTGGGATCGCGGACAGTCCGGCGCTTCAGCGCCTGACGGCGGGACGCAGGAGAGGTCAACCGTCGGCCAATCTCATTTTCGGCGCGGTACAATATCTCCTGCTTGGCGGTATCGATGATCCCCTCAAGGATTACTATCCGAGCCTTGGTGGCACACGGCCGGCCGACGATAGGGCGTTTGGGCGCTTCGCCGCTTTCTGCGCGGCCCACGAAGCGGAAATCGTGGACATAATCTCGCGGCGTGCCACCAACACCAACGAGGTTGGCCGCAGCGCACTGCTGCTACCGGCATTCGACTTCCTCGCGCGGGGGACCGGCGCCCCGCTTGGTATCGTGGAGATCGGATCCAGCGCCGGCCTCAATCTGAATTTCGATCGTTACGGCTATCGATACACGGACGAGCAGGGTGCCGCTAAGCTCGAGCGGTGGACCGATGCCCCCTTTATCCTCTCCTGCGTCCTGGAGGGATCGGGCGTTCCCCAATTGGGAGAGCTGCCGCCTCCCATTGGATCACGAATTGGTCTCGAACTGTATCCAACCGATGTCAGCGATCCGAACGAGCAGCGTTGGCTCAAGGCACTTGTTTGGCCCGAGCGCCTTGATCGACTTGCAAAACTGGATGGTGCGCTGAAGGTCGCCGCCCTACACCCGCCGCCCGTCAGGGGTGGTGACGCCGTGTCGAATTTGGCCGCGGCTCTCGCAGAGATTCCGTCCGGCCACGAGCGGTGCGTGTATCACACGGTAATGGCCTATCAACTCTCCGGCGAGCACCACAAGCGTATCCACGAGATATTGTTTGAGGCGAGCAAGACAGCGCCTGTCTGGCGCGTAACGGTGGAAGGCGAAGTCGCGCATCCCAACCCGACCGAAACATTCAACCCTCTGAAGGTCAGCAGGTACTTCAAGGGTGAGCGTCAGGTAAAAACGCTAGCCGTTTGCGACCCTCACGGACTTTCGATGGAGTGGAAGGGTTAA